The sequence GATGCTCGCGAAAACGTGTTATAAAAGTGGTTAGTTCGACGTATTATTTCTTGAAAAACACGTTGAACGAGGAAATCGAGAAGCTTGAACGTACCACTGAAGAGGTGGCCGGTGCCGACGAAGACACTCAACGCCTGATGTCGATCCGGGCCTGAGTAAATTTGCGTCGCTGTTGATCAAATCCGAGATTGGAGACATCAATCGGTCCCAAGTGCCAATCAACTGGTGAGTTACGCCGGCCTGACCCCATCGGTGCGGCAGCCGGGAGACAAGGAAATCTGGGGTGGAATCGTCAAGGAAAGATCTGCACCACTGCGATGGGCATTCGTGCAATGTGCGAACGTCGCAGTTCGATTCAATGAATATCTCGGGAATTTCAACACGCACTTGAAAGAACGCAAGGACCACCATATAGCGATCGTTGCGACG is a genomic window of Halanaeroarchaeum sp. HSR-CO containing:
- a CDS encoding transposase, translated to MRDWRHQSVPSANQLVSYAGLTPSVRQPGDKEIWGGIVKERSAPLRWAFVQCANVAVRFNEYLGNFNTHLKERKDHHIAIVATARKMLVSIFYMLSI